A window of the Chloroflexus sp. Y-396-1 genome harbors these coding sequences:
- a CDS encoding homocysteine synthase, producing MSDAPRFTGFETLALHAGQIPDPTTGSRAVPIYATTSYQFKDTDHAARLFNLQEFGNIYTRIMNPTTDVFEQRMAALEGGVGALALSSGQAAETLAILNLAGSGDNIVASSDLYGGTYNLFRHTLPRLGITTRFVDARDYDGFAAAIDSRTKAFFLELVGNPRLDVLDLERIAAIAHAQGVPVIVDATTVTPYLWQPIQHGADIVIHSATKYIGGHGTAIGGIIVDSGKFDWAASGRFPEFTSPDPSYHGLIYTQAFGNLAYIIKARVQGLRDIGAALSPFNSFLFLQGLETLPLRMERHSKNALAVARYLSEHPKVAWVNYPGLPSHPSYALAQKYLPRGQSGIVGFGLKGGRTAGRIFIERLRLFSHLANIGDAKSLAIHPATTTHSQLTPEEQQLTGVTDDYVRLSIGLETIDDILADLDQALAGTPS from the coding sequence ATGTCCGATGCACCACGCTTTACCGGTTTTGAGACACTTGCCCTCCACGCCGGGCAAATTCCCGATCCAACGACTGGATCGCGGGCAGTACCCATTTACGCCACAACATCGTATCAATTCAAGGACACCGATCACGCTGCTCGTCTGTTCAACCTGCAAGAGTTCGGCAATATCTATACCCGAATCATGAATCCAACCACCGATGTCTTCGAGCAGCGGATGGCGGCCCTGGAGGGCGGTGTGGGAGCGCTAGCGTTATCGTCGGGTCAAGCTGCCGAAACGCTGGCGATCCTCAATCTGGCCGGTAGCGGTGATAATATTGTTGCCTCGTCAGACCTCTACGGAGGAACGTATAATCTTTTCCGCCATACGCTGCCGCGGCTGGGAATCACGACTCGCTTTGTGGATGCGCGTGACTACGACGGCTTTGCAGCAGCAATTGATAGTCGTACCAAGGCCTTTTTCCTTGAGCTGGTTGGGAATCCGCGACTCGATGTGCTCGACCTTGAACGGATTGCCGCAATTGCTCATGCCCAGGGTGTACCAGTGATTGTCGATGCAACCACTGTAACTCCGTATTTGTGGCAACCTATTCAACACGGGGCTGACATTGTTATTCATTCGGCGACCAAGTATATTGGTGGTCACGGTACCGCCATCGGTGGGATCATTGTTGATAGCGGAAAGTTTGATTGGGCTGCCAGCGGCCGTTTTCCCGAATTTACCAGCCCTGATCCGAGCTACCACGGTCTGATCTATACGCAGGCCTTCGGTAATCTGGCTTACATTATCAAGGCTCGTGTACAAGGCCTGCGCGATATTGGCGCAGCACTTAGCCCGTTCAACAGCTTCCTCTTCTTGCAAGGTTTGGAGACGCTGCCACTGCGGATGGAACGGCACAGCAAGAACGCCCTGGCAGTGGCGCGTTACCTGAGCGAACATCCCAAGGTGGCATGGGTTAACTATCCCGGCCTACCCAGCCATCCGAGCTACGCACTCGCTCAGAAGTACCTGCCACGCGGTCAGAGCGGGATCGTCGGTTTTGGCCTGAAAGGCGGCCGCACTGCCGGACGTATCTTCATCGAGCGGCTGCGCCTGTTCTCGCATCTGGCCAACATCGGCGATGCCAAGAGCCTCGCAATCCATCCGGCTACGACAACGCACAGCCAGTTAACACCGGAAGAGCAACAATTAACCGGTGTCACCGACGATTATGTGCGGCTCTCGATTGGATTGGAGACGATTGACGATATTCTTGCCGATCTCGATCAGGCACTGGCCGGAACACCTTCGTAG
- a CDS encoding homoserine O-acetyltransferase, whose product MEALSHALIPEGVGIVRTQRMHWTTPLKLTSGTTLGPLTLAYETYGELAPDRSNAILILHALSGDAHAAGYHHPTDRKPGWWDAMIGPGRAFDTNRYFVICSNVIGGCRGSTGPSSPHPADGKPYGSRFPIITIEDMVHAQQRLIDALGIDTLLAVAGGSMGGFQALAWAVEYPERVRGAILLATSARSSPQTVAWNYIGRRAIMADPRWRGGDYYDSEPPRDGLAVARMLGHITYLCEEKLEQRFGRRVDSETLDLGPRFAIEHYLEHQAARFNDRFDANSYLVITRAMDSWDLAARYGSLAAAFDLARARFLALAYSSDWLYPPTETHRMAAAAQSVGRSFTTHLITTDAGHDAFLTDTTVQSVLIHDFLEQLMLE is encoded by the coding sequence ATGGAAGCACTGAGCCATGCGCTAATCCCAGAGGGGGTTGGTATTGTACGTACTCAACGCATGCATTGGACCACCCCGCTGAAGCTGACTAGCGGCACCACACTGGGTCCACTAACGTTAGCCTACGAAACATACGGTGAGTTAGCACCTGATCGCTCAAATGCGATTTTGATATTGCATGCACTGTCCGGTGATGCTCACGCTGCCGGTTACCATCATCCTACCGACCGCAAGCCGGGTTGGTGGGATGCAATGATCGGGCCGGGACGGGCGTTTGATACGAACCGCTACTTTGTTATCTGCTCGAACGTGATCGGCGGTTGTCGTGGTTCAACCGGCCCATCGAGTCCACATCCGGCGGACGGGAAACCTTACGGCTCGCGCTTTCCCATTATTACGATTGAAGACATGGTGCATGCCCAACAACGTCTGATCGATGCATTGGGGATAGACACCCTCCTTGCGGTTGCGGGAGGCTCGATGGGGGGATTTCAAGCCCTGGCCTGGGCGGTGGAGTACCCGGAACGGGTACGTGGGGCGATCTTGCTCGCGACCAGTGCCCGCTCTAGCCCACAGACGGTTGCCTGGAATTATATTGGGCGGCGGGCAATTATGGCCGATCCCCGCTGGCGTGGCGGCGATTATTACGATAGCGAACCGCCGCGCGATGGTCTGGCTGTAGCGCGTATGCTTGGGCATATCACCTACCTGTGTGAGGAGAAGCTCGAACAGCGCTTTGGCCGTCGGGTTGACAGCGAGACGCTCGATCTTGGGCCGCGCTTTGCTATTGAACACTATCTTGAACATCAAGCGGCCCGTTTCAACGATCGGTTTGATGCCAATTCGTACCTGGTGATTACTCGTGCAATGGATAGCTGGGATCTGGCCGCACGCTACGGTTCTCTGGCAGCAGCTTTCGATCTGGCCCGTGCTCGATTCCTGGCCCTGGCGTACAGTAGTGATTGGCTCTACCCACCAACTGAAACGCACCGGATGGCGGCCGCAGCCCAGAGCGTAGGTCGATCATTCACCACCCATTTGATCACAACAGATGCCGGACACGATGCGTTCTTGACCGATACAACAGTACAGAGCGTGCTGATCCATGATTTCCTTGAACAGTTGATGCTGGAATAG
- a CDS encoding sensor histidine kinase KdpD, whose translation MTKDQPNHSDDETAQVQRFRELERALIEAQTAASAAARAKSAFLTNISHELRTPLTTIIGYCELLCEDLREGTLSPERAKDQLTRIRLAADQLLHLINDMIELARLEAGDVTIIPGRWPISLLVDEVQNAITPLAQAQQNCLIVDLKVDPRKIITVDRNKVRRILLNLLQNAVKFTHQGEIKLTVAVQEYADGSAMLNLSVSDTGIGMSAAQLDRLFEPFTRFEEPLTQCSGGVGIGLAIARRLCERMGGLIAVKSQPGQGTTFFITIPLIETQTM comes from the coding sequence ATGACCAAAGATCAGCCTAATCATTCAGATGACGAAACCGCTCAGGTGCAGCGGTTCAGAGAACTGGAACGGGCATTGATTGAGGCGCAAACGGCAGCTTCCGCAGCGGCTCGTGCCAAGAGTGCGTTTCTTACAAATATAAGTCATGAATTGCGTACACCGTTGACAACGATTATTGGATACTGTGAGCTGCTCTGCGAAGATCTTAGAGAGGGTACTTTATCTCCCGAGCGGGCGAAAGATCAACTGACCAGAATACGCTTAGCAGCCGACCAACTATTGCATCTGATCAACGATATGATCGAGCTTGCCAGACTCGAAGCGGGCGACGTTACGATCATACCCGGACGATGGCCGATTAGCTTGCTAGTTGATGAGGTACAAAACGCAATAACCCCCCTGGCACAGGCCCAACAGAATTGCCTGATTGTTGACTTGAAGGTTGATCCACGCAAGATTATTACTGTTGATCGCAACAAAGTGCGGCGGATTTTGTTGAACCTGTTGCAGAATGCAGTAAAATTCACTCATCAGGGTGAAATCAAGCTGACCGTCGCCGTTCAAGAGTACGCCGATGGCTCGGCAATGTTGAACCTTAGTGTTAGCGATACCGGCATTGGGATGAGTGCAGCTCAGCTTGATCGCTTATTTGAGCCCTTCACACGGTTTGAAGAACCGCTTACCCAATGCTCTGGTGGTGTAGGAATTGGGCTGGCCATTGCCAGACGTCTTTGTGAACGGATGGGAGGACTGATTGCAGTGAAAAGCCAGCCAGGACAAGGGACGACCTTTTTTATCACTATTCCCCTTATCGAGACACAAACAATGTAA
- a CDS encoding YbaK/EbsC family protein → MAEKLNSMRLLERYGIPYTVHKYDPAAPDAVAVAAALDVPAAHVFKTLVVSGPGTRPLLAIIPADCQLHLKRLASLVGVKHLDLVPREEVERLTGLRIGGIGALALTAKRWESYLDESALTYSRIYVIYVMLVSVAQ, encoded by the coding sequence ATGGCCGAGAAGCTCAATTCAATGCGTTTGCTCGAACGTTATGGCATTCCTTACACCGTCCACAAATATGATCCAGCCGCGCCAGATGCAGTAGCGGTAGCCGCAGCTCTTGATGTACCGGCAGCGCACGTCTTCAAAACCTTGGTTGTCAGTGGTCCTGGAACGCGCCCACTGCTGGCTATAATCCCCGCTGACTGTCAGCTTCATCTCAAACGACTGGCATCACTCGTCGGGGTCAAACATCTCGACCTGGTTCCACGTGAAGAGGTTGAACGACTCACCGGCTTACGAATCGGCGGAATTGGTGCATTGGCGTTAACAGCAAAACGTTGGGAATCGTACCTTGACGAATCGGCATTGACCTATTCGCGCATCTATGTTATCTATGTTATGCTGGTCAGCGTGGCACAATGA
- a CDS encoding inorganic triphosphatase, protein MEVEAKYKVSAADLDRLSALSALGPYMLRTMAAEHQRNTYYDSADGRLAQARYGLRVRQIGNRSIITLKGPARLDENGIHHRAEFEFPGDDPNPARWPAGPARDLAQALLLGAPVRPLLTIETTRRIIHAMRDGRDRVEICLDRGTIYAGRNQAPICELELEVLPDGSVYDLTELANALRSLIKMIPERQSKLERGMALLQRR, encoded by the coding sequence GTGGAAGTTGAAGCCAAATACAAGGTCAGTGCTGCCGATCTAGATCGTCTGTCTGCACTAAGTGCGCTCGGTCCGTATATGCTCCGCACAATGGCCGCCGAACATCAGCGTAATACCTATTACGATAGTGCTGATGGCCGGTTAGCGCAGGCTCGCTATGGTCTGCGCGTTCGCCAGATCGGTAATCGCTCGATCATTACGCTTAAAGGACCAGCCCGACTTGACGAGAACGGTATTCATCATCGGGCAGAGTTTGAATTCCCCGGCGATGATCCAAATCCTGCTCGTTGGCCAGCCGGCCCAGCTCGTGATCTGGCTCAGGCATTGTTATTAGGTGCGCCGGTTCGTCCATTGCTCACCATCGAGACGACGCGCCGGATCATCCATGCGATGCGTGATGGACGTGATCGGGTTGAAATCTGTCTGGATCGGGGAACTATTTATGCCGGACGAAACCAGGCGCCAATCTGTGAACTTGAACTTGAAGTGCTCCCTGATGGATCGGTCTATGATCTCACCGAATTGGCGAATGCCCTCCGCTCGTTGATCAAGATGATTCCCGAACGCCAGAGTAAACTCGAGCGTGGAATGGCCTTATTACAGCGTCGTTGA
- a CDS encoding CHAD domain-containing protein: MNDVTLSDYVEQLLATYRVDRVHARQVADHALTLFDALQPKQGWSATDRNLVEAGALLHNVGLTTDPAEHHLVGRDIVLHHSPGDPATQAILGAIIALHRRKPRFQIEPSVLCLKKRHRKLALQLAALVRVADGFDYSQTQTTKVQVASQNGRLRLIVSGPHAAVDAERASAKADLWERVIGTRPEIVVQSEGSVVEVVAGEEEPTELLPYWYASSEVPFAELGRVVLRRHIRRLQQTVRAVKDDETIEAVHDLRVATRRIRAALRLLTPVAPTKAARRATETVRTLARVASATRDRDVLLNDMTNRDIHGLEPVIEAVRAERMAAHAALVSYLSGKQYERELRALAQLACFSEGWDNRPRVRDHAGSMLYAHYEALRSYDRNGLPEDEASLHAMRIAGKRLRYALELIGDIVGERLSDLLQPLINFQDHLGALNDVSVARGLLTPHIAHSTAVTEYLAARETEWATLRAELPECWSVLASADYRRHLLAVIGDL, translated from the coding sequence ATGAACGATGTCACCCTATCCGATTACGTTGAGCAGCTTCTCGCTACTTACCGGGTTGATCGGGTTCACGCCCGTCAAGTGGCCGATCATGCGTTGACATTGTTCGATGCGCTGCAACCGAAACAGGGGTGGTCAGCAACTGACCGGAATCTCGTTGAAGCCGGCGCCTTGTTGCACAATGTCGGCCTAACTACCGATCCTGCTGAACACCATCTGGTTGGTCGCGACATTGTGTTGCACCATTCACCAGGTGATCCAGCTACGCAGGCCATCTTAGGGGCAATCATTGCTCTCCATCGTCGGAAACCACGCTTTCAGATCGAGCCATCGGTGTTGTGTCTCAAGAAGCGACATCGCAAGCTGGCCTTGCAACTAGCTGCATTGGTACGAGTTGCTGATGGTTTCGATTACAGTCAGACCCAAACGACGAAGGTTCAGGTAGCATCGCAGAATGGTCGTCTGCGTCTGATCGTGAGCGGCCCTCATGCTGCGGTTGATGCTGAGCGAGCATCGGCTAAAGCAGATTTGTGGGAGCGTGTGATCGGTACGCGACCGGAAATAGTAGTACAGAGCGAGGGTTCCGTTGTCGAAGTAGTTGCCGGTGAAGAAGAACCGACCGAGTTGCTTCCATACTGGTATGCTTCGAGCGAGGTGCCATTTGCCGAGTTAGGGCGAGTTGTGTTACGTCGGCACATCCGGCGACTACAGCAGACGGTACGGGCGGTGAAAGATGATGAAACCATTGAGGCGGTTCACGATCTGCGGGTTGCAACGCGCCGGATACGGGCTGCCCTGCGTTTGCTCACGCCAGTTGCCCCGACCAAGGCTGCCCGGCGAGCGACCGAAACGGTACGCACGCTGGCCCGCGTAGCGAGCGCTACTCGTGATCGTGATGTGTTGCTCAACGACATGACGAATCGCGATATTCATGGTTTAGAGCCGGTTATCGAGGCAGTACGCGCTGAGCGGATGGCGGCTCATGCTGCACTTGTTTCCTATCTGTCAGGTAAGCAGTATGAACGTGAGCTGCGGGCGTTAGCGCAACTGGCGTGTTTTTCCGAAGGGTGGGATAACCGACCACGAGTGCGCGATCATGCCGGAAGTATGTTGTATGCACACTACGAGGCGCTCCGTTCGTATGACCGCAATGGTTTACCTGAAGACGAGGCTAGCCTACATGCCATGCGTATCGCTGGCAAGCGTCTGCGCTATGCGCTTGAGCTAATCGGTGACATTGTCGGTGAGCGGCTGAGCGACCTTCTGCAACCGCTGATCAACTTTCAGGATCATCTCGGCGCACTGAACGATGTTAGTGTCGCACGCGGTTTGCTGACTCCGCACATAGCTCATTCTACCGCCGTAACTGAATACCTGGCAGCAAGAGAGACCGAATGGGCAACACTCCGGGCTGAGTTACCTGAATGTTGGAGTGTATTGGCCAGCGCCGATTATCGCCGTCATTTGCTCGCAGTTATCGGTGATCTCTGA
- a CDS encoding TIGR02206 family membrane protein, with amino-acid sequence MDALFAFHWNGPPFILFSPPHLIALTCVVLACLWVLGPGRRLSPTAGRIWRYTLAGILTVNEIAYNVWFWVHGLWSIQYMLPLHLCMLFTWLSVIMLLTRSYRIFEFAYFMGIGGAIQALLTPDIGVYGFPHFRAFQSFISHGGIVLAALSMIALEGYRPTWRSVGRVIVGANLYMAAVGVVNWLLGSNYLFLAHKPYTPSLLDILGPWPFYIIWMEVIGLITIFVLYLPFAITDLRQRSPITASK; translated from the coding sequence ATGGATGCACTCTTTGCCTTTCACTGGAACGGCCCACCCTTTATCCTCTTCAGCCCGCCACATCTGATCGCCTTGACGTGTGTTGTACTGGCATGTCTGTGGGTACTGGGGCCGGGTCGTCGGTTATCACCGACCGCTGGTCGTATCTGGCGGTATACGCTGGCAGGCATTCTCACCGTCAATGAAATAGCCTACAACGTCTGGTTCTGGGTCCACGGTCTCTGGTCAATCCAGTATATGCTGCCCTTGCATCTCTGTATGCTGTTCACCTGGCTCAGCGTGATTATGCTACTCACGCGCAGCTACCGCATCTTCGAGTTTGCCTATTTTATGGGTATCGGCGGCGCCATCCAGGCCCTGCTCACACCTGACATCGGTGTATATGGGTTTCCGCACTTTCGCGCCTTTCAGAGTTTCATTTCACACGGGGGTATTGTGCTGGCAGCGCTGAGTATGATCGCACTGGAAGGGTACCGTCCCACCTGGCGATCGGTAGGACGGGTAATCGTTGGGGCAAATCTCTATATGGCCGCAGTCGGCGTGGTGAACTGGCTCCTCGGCAGCAACTATCTTTTTCTGGCTCATAAGCCATATACGCCGAGCCTGCTCGATATCCTTGGGCCATGGCCGTTTTACATTATTTGGATGGAGGTGATCGGCCTTATCACAATTTTCGTTCTTTACCTGCCGTTTGCCATCACCGATCTGCGTCAGAGATCACCGATAACTGCGAGCAAATGA
- the groES gene encoding co-chaperone GroES — MADFRIRPLGDRVVVKPVEREEKTKAGIFLPDTASKERPMEGTVLAVGEGRRDDNGKLIPMNVKVGDRVIFAKYSGTEFKLDDVEYLILSEKDILGIVQE; from the coding sequence ATGGCGGATTTCCGCATCCGACCTCTTGGTGACCGGGTGGTAGTTAAGCCGGTTGAGCGTGAGGAGAAAACCAAGGCCGGTATTTTCCTGCCCGATACGGCCAGCAAGGAACGACCGATGGAGGGCACTGTGCTGGCTGTAGGTGAGGGTCGCCGCGATGATAACGGCAAACTGATCCCGATGAACGTTAAAGTTGGCGACCGAGTGATCTTCGCCAAGTACAGTGGCACCGAGTTCAAGCTCGATGACGTTGAGTACTTGATTCTGTCGGAGAAGGACATTCTGGGTATCGTCCAGGAATAA
- the groL gene encoding chaperonin GroEL (60 kDa chaperone family; promotes refolding of misfolded polypeptides especially under stressful conditions; forms two stacked rings of heptamers to form a barrel-shaped 14mer; ends can be capped by GroES; misfolded proteins enter the barrel where they are refolded when GroES binds) yields MPKQLYFNEEARRALKRGVDIVADAVKTTLGPRGRNVAIEKKFGSPTVTHDGVTVAKEIELKDPFENMGAQLLKEAATKTNDVAGDGTTTATVLAQAIVTEGLKVVAAGANAMLLKRGLDRGAEALVAAIKASAVPVRDRADIAHVATNSAADSEIGELIAEVMEKVGKDGVITVEESKGVTFEKEYTEGMQFDRGYISGYMVTNVERQEAELDDPYILITDKKISSIQEILPVLEKVLQVTKNFVIIAEDVDGEALATLVVNKLRGTINALAVKAPGFGDRRKAMLQDIAILTGGTVISEEIGRKLDSATIEDLGRARKVIATKDDTTIIEGRGDEAAIRARIEQIRAQIATTTSDFDREKLQERLAKLAGGVAVIKVGAATEPELKEKKHRVEDALSATRAAVEEGIVPGGGVALLNAIPALDNVQVAHEDEKVGLQILRRALEEPLRILARNAGEDGSVIIANVRRLQEEKGDKTIGYNVLTGQYGSMIEQGIIDPVKVTRSAVQNAVSIAGMILTTEALITDIPEDKPAATPGAGAGMDF; encoded by the coding sequence ATGCCAAAGCAGCTTTATTTCAATGAAGAAGCACGTCGCGCTTTGAAGCGTGGTGTCGATATCGTTGCTGATGCGGTGAAGACAACTCTTGGTCCGCGCGGGCGCAACGTCGCAATTGAAAAGAAATTTGGTTCGCCGACGGTAACCCACGACGGTGTGACGGTAGCGAAGGAGATCGAGCTGAAAGATCCCTTCGAGAACATGGGCGCACAACTGCTCAAGGAAGCGGCCACCAAGACCAACGACGTTGCCGGTGACGGTACGACAACGGCAACTGTGTTGGCCCAAGCCATCGTTACCGAGGGTCTGAAGGTTGTAGCAGCGGGTGCTAATGCAATGCTCCTTAAGCGCGGTCTTGATCGGGGTGCCGAGGCGCTGGTTGCGGCAATCAAGGCAAGCGCTGTACCGGTCCGCGATCGGGCTGACATCGCGCACGTAGCGACCAACTCGGCGGCTGACAGTGAGATCGGTGAGCTGATCGCCGAGGTCATGGAGAAGGTCGGCAAAGACGGTGTGATTACCGTTGAAGAATCGAAGGGTGTTACCTTCGAGAAGGAATACACCGAGGGTATGCAGTTCGACCGCGGTTACATCTCTGGCTACATGGTAACCAACGTCGAGCGGCAGGAAGCCGAGCTTGATGATCCCTACATCCTGATCACCGATAAGAAGATCAGCAGCATCCAGGAGATCCTTCCCGTCCTCGAGAAGGTGTTGCAGGTGACGAAGAACTTCGTCATCATCGCCGAGGATGTTGATGGCGAGGCTCTGGCGACACTGGTTGTGAACAAGCTGCGTGGCACGATTAATGCGTTGGCGGTCAAGGCGCCTGGTTTCGGTGATCGCCGCAAGGCAATGCTGCAAGATATTGCTATCCTCACCGGCGGTACCGTTATCAGTGAGGAGATTGGGCGCAAGCTCGATAGTGCGACGATTGAAGACCTGGGCCGCGCTCGCAAGGTTATCGCGACCAAGGACGATACGACGATTATCGAGGGTCGTGGTGATGAGGCTGCTATCCGTGCCCGGATTGAGCAGATCCGCGCTCAGATTGCCACTACAACCAGCGACTTTGATCGTGAGAAGCTGCAAGAGCGGCTGGCGAAGCTGGCCGGTGGTGTGGCGGTGATCAAAGTCGGTGCTGCTACGGAGCCTGAGCTGAAAGAGAAGAAGCACCGGGTTGAGGATGCGCTGAGCGCGACTCGGGCAGCGGTCGAAGAGGGTATTGTCCCGGGTGGTGGCGTGGCGCTGCTGAACGCTATTCCGGCGCTCGATAATGTTCAGGTCGCCCACGAAGATGAAAAGGTCGGTCTGCAAATCCTGCGCCGTGCACTCGAGGAGCCGCTGCGCATCTTGGCTCGCAACGCTGGTGAGGACGGTTCGGTCATTATCGCGAACGTTCGCCGCTTGCAGGAGGAGAAAGGCGATAAGACCATTGGCTATAACGTGCTGACCGGCCAGTACGGCAGCATGATCGAGCAGGGTATTATCGACCCGGTGAAGGTGACCCGCAGCGCCGTTCAGAATGCGGTTTCGATTGCCGGCATGATTCTCACCACCGAGGCGCTGATTACCGACATCCCGGAGGATAAGCCTGCGGCCACGCCAGGGGCTGGCGCCGGGATGGACTTCTAA
- a CDS encoding GAF domain-containing protein, giving the protein MYLSRSTVHRILALTLPGGIALGLLLHALVDVAWQQGDLGLTLRLIIALLFGGVVGLALSITAWISLRYALGEVRDHARRILQADLPPLTDNDPLVALRQTVADAIAAVPRSATLATLVSRLNTVTDREAMLTAVAESLSEHLAVRGAVFLLYDVERAVLVPSTAWGVGKVNRTTIFDIDGSAIGRALRERRSVRFSSVQMRELINTASPQALTVISWPLWVQQTPIGALCIMLAGADVRLNDEQQQLLEQVAMLFTAYLQTSIYRQWAERDQRRLAIFEHITESMVEQPNLERALVHLLRIAAEITESDHGSFLLIDADTSTIRMRVTLSGGDVLPLNLASAPILKHGLAGWVLRARRGAIIDDIERDTRWVPTPGLELMRSALAVPLFHGDRPLGVLTLADPAPYHYSQRAMALVSVLAAYAVTMLVHYRYEGIIEPEQQAHARQILEKHLDPETMRELIAQRAKLMQAIQPQIVTVTMIYGCLRNVERLTGLTAQQWYEDLTSAFHNGCRLIVYQHQGAYMSLDERSFSAAFGFPQPQFNDGVRALQAAQQIQAMVARLRIQWRQQIGADLPLAIGITTGHLMVGVVGQAQSATMMWSGTALREARRLCQLARNDEIVVSDTVLKTVPSGQFTLDPLTPANLHNGTEMAPLYRLVGNT; this is encoded by the coding sequence GTGTATCTATCGCGCAGTACCGTTCATCGAATCCTCGCTCTCACCCTGCCTGGCGGAATTGCGCTTGGCCTGCTTCTCCACGCGCTGGTTGATGTGGCTTGGCAGCAGGGCGATTTAGGACTAACCCTACGGTTGATTATAGCGCTTCTCTTTGGTGGTGTCGTTGGCTTAGCTCTCTCCATCACAGCGTGGATTAGTCTCCGCTATGCTTTGGGTGAAGTACGCGATCACGCTCGGCGGATATTGCAGGCTGATCTTCCACCATTGACCGACAATGACCCACTAGTCGCCCTGCGACAGACGGTGGCCGATGCGATAGCTGCTGTACCGCGTTCTGCGACGCTGGCAACGCTGGTCAGTCGTCTTAACACAGTCACTGATCGTGAGGCGATGCTTACCGCCGTTGCCGAATCGCTGTCTGAACATCTGGCCGTCCGTGGGGCTGTATTCCTCCTCTACGATGTAGAACGTGCTGTGTTGGTGCCATCGACAGCGTGGGGGGTCGGGAAAGTCAATCGCACAACGATCTTCGACATCGATGGGAGTGCCATCGGACGCGCCCTCCGTGAGCGTCGTTCGGTACGTTTTTCAAGTGTACAGATGCGGGAATTGATCAATACCGCGTCGCCGCAAGCACTAACCGTAATCAGTTGGCCGTTATGGGTGCAGCAAACACCAATCGGCGCACTCTGTATTATGCTTGCCGGTGCAGATGTGCGGTTGAACGATGAGCAACAGCAGTTGCTCGAACAGGTTGCCATGCTCTTCACAGCATATCTTCAGACCTCGATCTATCGCCAATGGGCTGAGCGTGATCAACGTCGGCTGGCGATATTCGAGCACATCACTGAGAGCATGGTTGAACAGCCCAATCTTGAACGGGCGCTTGTGCATCTCTTACGCATTGCTGCCGAGATCACCGAATCAGATCACGGATCGTTTTTGCTCATTGATGCCGATACATCGACCATTCGTATGCGCGTGACGCTGAGTGGTGGTGATGTCTTACCACTTAATCTTGCTTCAGCACCTATCTTGAAGCATGGGCTGGCCGGTTGGGTATTGCGCGCTCGGCGCGGTGCAATCATTGATGATATTGAACGTGATACGCGCTGGGTTCCTACGCCAGGGCTTGAATTGATGCGATCAGCCCTGGCAGTCCCTCTCTTTCACGGCGATCGCCCCCTCGGTGTCCTGACGCTGGCCGATCCCGCACCGTATCACTATAGCCAACGTGCAATGGCATTGGTTTCAGTGTTAGCTGCCTATGCGGTGACGATGCTGGTCCATTACCGCTATGAAGGGATTATCGAACCAGAACAGCAGGCTCATGCCCGGCAAATACTTGAAAAACATCTTGATCCGGAGACAATGCGCGAGTTAATTGCACAACGCGCAAAGCTGATGCAGGCAATCCAGCCCCAGATAGTTACGGTGACGATGATCTATGGATGCTTGCGGAATGTAGAGCGTCTCACCGGTCTAACTGCTCAGCAGTGGTATGAAGACTTGACCAGTGCGTTCCATAACGGATGTCGCCTCATTGTCTATCAACATCAAGGGGCATACATGAGCCTGGATGAGAGGAGTTTCAGCGCCGCATTTGGCTTTCCCCAGCCGCAATTCAATGATGGGGTACGAGCACTTCAGGCGGCTCAGCAGATCCAGGCCATGGTTGCCCGCTTAAGAATTCAGTGGCGACAGCAGATTGGTGCTGACCTGCCGCTAGCGATTGGGATTACGACCGGCCATTTGATGGTCGGTGTTGTCGGTCAAGCGCAATCGGCTACAATGATGTGGAGTGGCACAGCCTTGCGTGAAGCGCGGCGGTTGTGTCAATTGGCGCGTAATGATGAAATTGTCGTGTCTGACACGGTGCTGAAAACAGTTCCATCTGGGCAGTTTACTCTTGATCCGCTTACGCCCGCGAATCTTCATAATGGAACAGAGATGGCACCGCTCTATCGTCTGGTTGGAAATACCTGA